A genomic segment from Actinoplanes sichuanensis encodes:
- a CDS encoding SGNH/GDSL hydrolase family protein has translation MTESRDLGWIRSWATSPQMTDAVFADVTLRQEIRISGGGRRVRIRLTNEYGTAPLTVGAGRLGLATAGGGIAPGSDRVLTFGGRAGVVIPAGAPVLSDPVDLPVSALARLSVSLYLPNRVEACTGHDMPLDTGWVIPGDAVAEAALPGDAEPLPAWALVSAVEVLPDEPAGVVVVLGDSRVDGVGSTAGGGWPERLAERGVYVCGQGISGNRLLNDGLGPSGLARFDRDVLATPGLSHVVVSIGLNDIAVSFAPRVGPLADFLTMFPGEPVTAQDVIAGFRQLIDRGHDRGVRVYATTMAPYGGNDIFSPEGEAVRRTVNDWIRTSDAFDAVLDFDAVWRDPTRLDRIRGDLHEGDHLHGNDAGYQALADSIDPSIFK, from the coding sequence ATGACAGAGAGCAGAGATCTCGGCTGGATCCGCAGCTGGGCGACGTCGCCGCAGATGACCGACGCGGTGTTCGCGGATGTGACGCTACGTCAGGAGATCCGCATCAGCGGCGGCGGCCGGCGGGTGCGGATCCGGCTGACCAACGAGTACGGAACGGCGCCGCTGACCGTCGGCGCGGGGCGGCTGGGTCTGGCGACTGCCGGCGGCGGCATCGCGCCGGGCAGTGACCGGGTCCTGACCTTCGGCGGCCGTGCCGGTGTGGTGATCCCGGCCGGTGCACCGGTCCTGAGTGATCCGGTGGACCTGCCGGTGTCCGCCCTGGCCCGGCTGTCGGTCAGCCTGTATCTGCCCAACCGGGTCGAGGCGTGCACCGGCCACGACATGCCGCTGGACACCGGCTGGGTGATCCCGGGCGATGCGGTCGCCGAAGCCGCACTGCCGGGCGACGCCGAGCCGCTGCCGGCGTGGGCACTGGTCTCCGCGGTCGAGGTGCTGCCCGACGAACCGGCCGGGGTCGTCGTGGTGCTGGGCGACTCGCGCGTCGACGGCGTGGGCTCCACCGCCGGCGGTGGCTGGCCGGAGCGGTTGGCCGAACGCGGCGTCTACGTCTGTGGTCAGGGGATCAGCGGGAACCGGCTGCTCAACGACGGACTGGGCCCGTCGGGCCTGGCCCGCTTCGACCGCGACGTGCTGGCCACGCCGGGGCTCAGCCACGTGGTGGTCTCGATCGGCCTCAACGACATCGCCGTCTCGTTCGCCCCGCGGGTCGGACCACTCGCCGACTTCCTCACGATGTTCCCCGGCGAACCGGTGACGGCTCAGGACGTCATCGCCGGATTCCGGCAGCTGATCGACCGCGGCCACGATCGGGGGGTGCGGGTGTACGCCACCACGATGGCGCCCTACGGGGGCAACGACATCTTCAGCCCGGAGGGCGAAGCCGTACGCCGCACGGTCAACGACTGGATCCGCACGAGCGACGCCTTCGACGCGGTTCTCGACTTCGATGCCGTCTGGCGTGATCCGACCCGGCTCGACCGGATCCGCGGCGACCTGCACGAGGGCGACCACCTGCACGGCAACGACGCCGGCTACCAGGCCCTGGCCGACTCCATCGACCCGTCGATCTTCAAGTAG
- a CDS encoding FAD-dependent monooxygenase produces MYDVVIVGGGPVGLFLACELGLAGCAVLVLEREPESRTPGKALPLGMRGLNAGSVEAFYRRGMLADLGVADDPHTTPRNLGHFAGIMLDAANVDLATLPSPALEGHMTSLEAVETILAERAAKLGVHIERAVTVDAIDQDDQGVVARAGSREYRARWLVGCDGGRSVVRKTAGFEFTGTGPQLTGYVALTAIADPEKLSPGFNLTPHGMYLRTPIEGHLGMMDFDGGAFDRSRPPTREHLQQVLRRISGTDVTLNEVHQAASFTDRAMQTTTYRRGRVLLAGDAAHIHSPLGGQGLNLGIGDAMNLGWKLAAAVHGHAPDALLDTYTSERHPIGARVLDWSRAQVAVMRPDATAPALQGLIRDLLATRAGATYVFGRVAGLSNTYDVGDAHPLAGRNAPDFRLQDGTRLGDLLQRGTGVLLDFRGDLEHAVAPWADRIHYAAGPAYDDLGLDGVLIRPDGVIAWAGERGGFVRAAAHWFGAPTS; encoded by the coding sequence ATGTATGACGTAGTGATCGTGGGCGGCGGCCCGGTCGGGCTCTTCCTGGCCTGCGAGCTCGGACTCGCCGGCTGCGCGGTGCTGGTGCTCGAACGTGAGCCGGAGTCGCGTACCCCCGGAAAGGCCCTTCCGCTCGGCATGCGTGGTTTGAACGCGGGCTCGGTGGAGGCGTTCTACCGCCGCGGCATGCTCGCCGACCTCGGCGTCGCCGATGACCCGCACACCACCCCACGCAACCTCGGCCACTTCGCCGGGATCATGCTCGACGCGGCGAACGTCGACCTGGCGACGCTGCCCAGCCCGGCCCTGGAAGGCCACATGACCAGCCTCGAAGCGGTCGAGACGATCCTCGCCGAGCGCGCGGCCAAACTCGGGGTCCACATCGAGCGGGCCGTCACGGTCGACGCGATCGATCAGGACGATCAAGGCGTGGTCGCCAGGGCCGGCTCCCGAGAGTATCGAGCGCGCTGGCTCGTCGGCTGCGACGGCGGACGCAGCGTGGTACGCAAGACGGCCGGCTTCGAATTCACCGGCACCGGACCGCAGCTCACCGGCTACGTCGCGCTGACCGCGATCGCCGACCCGGAGAAGCTGAGTCCCGGTTTCAACCTCACACCGCACGGTATGTACCTGCGCACACCCATCGAGGGACACCTCGGCATGATGGACTTCGACGGCGGCGCGTTCGACCGCTCCCGACCGCCCACCCGCGAGCATCTCCAGCAGGTACTGCGCCGGATCTCCGGCACCGACGTGACACTGAACGAGGTCCACCAGGCCGCCAGTTTCACCGACCGCGCCATGCAGACGACCACCTACCGCCGCGGCCGGGTACTGCTCGCCGGGGATGCCGCGCACATCCACTCCCCGCTCGGCGGCCAAGGTCTGAACCTCGGCATCGGCGACGCGATGAACCTGGGGTGGAAGCTGGCGGCGGCCGTGCACGGGCACGCGCCGGACGCCCTTCTCGACACCTACACCAGCGAACGGCACCCGATCGGTGCCCGCGTGCTCGACTGGTCCCGTGCCCAGGTCGCGGTCATGCGGCCGGACGCGACCGCCCCGGCGCTCCAAGGTCTCATCCGGGATCTGCTCGCTACCCGGGCCGGAGCGACGTACGTGTTCGGCCGGGTGGCCGGCCTGTCGAACACCTACGACGTGGGCGACGCACACCCGCTCGCCGGCCGGAACGCCCCGGACTTTCGGCTTCAGGACGGCACCCGGCTGGGCGACCTGCTGCAGCGGGGGACCGGCGTGCTGCTCGACTTCCGCGGCGACCTGGAACACGCCGTTGCGCCCTGGGCGGATCGCATCCACTACGCGGCCGGCCCCGCGTACGACGACCTCGGCCTCGACGGCGTTCTGATCCGGCCGGACGGTGTCATCGCCTGGGCCGGTGAACGTGGCGGCTTCGTCCGCGCCGCGGCCCACTGGTTCGGTGCACCGACATCGTGA
- a CDS encoding AfsR/SARP family transcriptional regulator — protein MADFRGAVEFRVLGDFEVRIGTTAMDVGHARQQRVLLALLVDANQVVSADQLTDRVWADRPPQRARGALYNYVSRLRRILNTADDVAITRRPGGYLLQVDAPAVDLHRFEQLTTRARAADDDEASALFARALGLWRGQAFAGLDSPWLDPARDAAHRRRTAAELDRTDVELRLGRHGELVPDLSVRAAASPLDERLAGQLMLALYRSGRQAEAVDTFQRTRSRLADELGIDPGPDLWSLHQRILTVDPALDVPRRPVIAGARVTPPRQLPAPPRSFRGRHDALARLDTIPADHGMPVVAVSGPAGVGKTSLAVHWAHRVADRYPDGQLYVNLHGFDPRRQATDPAEALRGFLEAFTVPAGRLPSGLDERATLYRSILAGRRVLVVLDNARDAEQVRPMLPGTPGCAAVVTSRNRLTPLVAAEGAHPVALNVLTVGESRELIAARLGADRVAAESGAVDEIIERCGRLPLALVIAAAAGAWAPLAELVTQLRDAAGVLDALDGGDASTDVRAVFSWSYRALSDGAARLFRLLALHAGPDIDVIAAAGLAGLGVAGIRPMLAELTRTHLLEHPAEGRFAFHDLLRWYARELAELHDSAVDRHLARQRMLDHYLHSADTAARRMDPHREPIIGSAPDPAALPMSFAGYEHALAWYTVERPVLLAAVGQAARTGFDQHAWRLAWTLMDYLDMHGYWTDLLTAQTTAMAAAERLGDRTGRAHAHWGLGRAHAKLGRAGDAHTHFTRALDLFEQVGDLTSQAHTHLNLAWSLDRQGRYAEALPHSRRAVGLYRSIGHVAGQADGLNSIGYYLTHLGHHRQALIHCRRSVALHQRAGDPRGEAQAWDSLGRVHMNLGGADRATECYLRAIDLIGALGLGYDETIVLTGLGDARRATGDLDGTRRAWQRALSILRRLDHPDADTMRARLEELSRLN, from the coding sequence GTGGCTGATTTCAGGGGCGCCGTCGAGTTCCGCGTGCTCGGCGACTTCGAGGTCCGCATCGGGACCACCGCGATGGACGTCGGTCACGCCCGCCAGCAGCGTGTGCTGCTCGCCCTGCTGGTCGACGCCAACCAGGTGGTCTCGGCCGATCAACTCACCGACCGGGTGTGGGCCGACCGGCCGCCGCAGCGCGCACGCGGGGCGCTCTACAACTACGTGTCACGGCTGCGGCGAATCCTGAACACCGCCGACGACGTCGCGATCACCCGACGGCCGGGTGGCTACCTGCTCCAGGTCGACGCGCCGGCCGTGGACCTGCACCGGTTCGAGCAGCTGACGACACGGGCCCGGGCCGCCGACGACGACGAGGCGTCGGCGCTGTTCGCCCGGGCGCTCGGGCTGTGGCGGGGGCAGGCGTTCGCCGGCCTGGACTCGCCGTGGCTCGACCCGGCACGCGACGCGGCCCACCGGCGGCGGACCGCTGCCGAGCTCGACCGCACCGATGTCGAGTTACGCCTCGGGCGGCACGGTGAGCTCGTACCGGATCTGTCCGTGCGGGCCGCCGCGTCGCCGCTGGACGAACGGCTCGCCGGGCAGCTCATGCTCGCGCTGTACCGGTCGGGCCGCCAGGCCGAAGCGGTGGACACCTTCCAGCGGACCCGATCCCGCCTGGCCGACGAGCTCGGCATCGACCCCGGACCCGACCTGTGGTCACTGCACCAGCGGATCCTCACCGTCGACCCGGCGTTGGACGTCCCGCGGCGACCGGTGATCGCCGGGGCGCGGGTCACGCCGCCACGTCAGCTACCGGCGCCGCCGCGGTCGTTCCGTGGCCGACACGACGCACTCGCGCGGCTCGACACCATTCCCGCCGACCACGGCATGCCGGTCGTCGCGGTGTCCGGCCCGGCCGGGGTCGGCAAGACGAGCCTGGCCGTGCACTGGGCACACCGGGTCGCCGACCGCTATCCCGACGGCCAGCTGTACGTCAACCTGCACGGCTTCGACCCACGTCGCCAGGCGACCGATCCGGCCGAGGCGCTGCGCGGTTTTCTGGAGGCGTTCACCGTGCCGGCCGGGCGGCTGCCTTCCGGGCTCGACGAGCGGGCCACCCTGTACCGGAGCATCCTGGCCGGTAGACGGGTACTGGTCGTGCTCGACAACGCCCGTGACGCCGAGCAGGTCCGGCCGATGCTGCCCGGCACACCCGGCTGCGCGGCCGTGGTGACCAGCCGCAACCGGCTCACCCCGCTGGTCGCGGCCGAAGGCGCGCACCCGGTGGCCCTGAACGTGTTGACCGTCGGCGAGTCCCGGGAGCTGATCGCCGCCCGGCTCGGCGCGGACCGGGTCGCCGCGGAATCCGGTGCCGTCGACGAGATCATCGAACGGTGCGGGCGGCTGCCGCTCGCTCTGGTCATCGCCGCCGCAGCCGGGGCCTGGGCGCCACTGGCCGAGCTGGTCACCCAACTGCGTGATGCCGCCGGTGTGCTCGACGCGCTCGACGGCGGTGACGCGTCGACCGATGTGCGGGCCGTGTTCTCCTGGTCCTACCGGGCACTGAGCGACGGCGCGGCCCGGCTCTTCCGACTGCTCGCCCTGCACGCGGGCCCGGACATCGACGTCATCGCGGCCGCCGGTCTGGCCGGGCTCGGCGTGGCCGGCATCCGACCCATGCTGGCGGAACTCACTCGTACCCATCTGCTGGAGCATCCGGCCGAAGGCCGTTTTGCCTTTCACGACCTTCTCCGCTGGTACGCCCGTGAGCTGGCCGAACTCCACGACAGCGCCGTGGACCGTCACCTGGCTCGGCAGCGGATGCTCGACCATTACCTGCACAGTGCCGACACGGCCGCCCGGCGCATGGATCCGCATCGGGAGCCGATCATCGGGTCTGCGCCCGATCCCGCCGCGCTGCCGATGTCGTTCGCCGGATACGAACACGCGCTCGCCTGGTACACCGTGGAGAGGCCGGTGCTGCTGGCCGCCGTCGGTCAGGCCGCCCGGACCGGTTTCGATCAGCATGCGTGGCGGCTGGCGTGGACGTTGATGGACTACCTCGACATGCACGGCTACTGGACCGACCTGCTCACCGCCCAGACCACCGCGATGGCCGCGGCCGAACGGCTCGGTGACCGTACCGGGCGGGCGCACGCGCACTGGGGTCTGGGCCGGGCCCATGCGAAGCTGGGCCGCGCCGGTGACGCCCACACCCACTTCACGCGGGCGCTGGATCTGTTCGAGCAGGTCGGCGACCTGACCAGTCAGGCGCACACCCACCTGAACCTGGCCTGGTCACTGGACCGGCAGGGTCGGTACGCGGAGGCACTGCCGCATTCACGGCGGGCCGTCGGCCTCTATCGGAGCATCGGGCACGTGGCCGGGCAGGCCGACGGGCTCAACAGCATCGGCTACTACCTCACCCACCTGGGCCATCACCGGCAGGCGCTGATCCACTGTCGCCGGTCGGTCGCCCTGCACCAGCGGGCCGGCGACCCGCGCGGTGAGGCGCAGGCCTGGGACAGTCTCGGCCGGGTCCACATGAACCTCGGCGGCGCCGACCGCGCCACCGAGTGCTACCTGCGGGCCATCGACCTGATCGGCGCCCTGGGCCTCGGCTACGACGAGACGATCGTGCTGACCGGCCTCGGCGACGCCCGGCGCGCCACCGGAGACCTCGACGGCACCCGACGGGCCTGGCAGCGTGCTCTGAGCATCCTGCGGCGACTCGACCATCCGGACGCCGACACGATGCGGGCCCGCCTCGAGGAGTTGTCCCGGCTGAACTGA